In a genomic window of bacterium:
- a CDS encoding class I SAM-dependent methyltransferase: MSLLPKRIAHWTPTYVADRLRVWQWQRRHPEAPWLTPEAIDILAANLRPSDRGLEWGSGRSTLWLAQRLERLCSVEHNSTWFARVSQQLSEKGVGNVDYVYRPVSDERDAAQCDPYAGVAHEFADQSLDFVLVDGVCRSACMLAVLPKLRPGGMLVLDNSQRYLPSASRAPGARSPSAGPQDDEWGRVSETLSRWRYVWTDTGLESTTLWFVV; encoded by the coding sequence ATGAGTCTGCTCCCCAAGCGCATCGCGCACTGGACACCGACCTACGTGGCTGACCGGCTGCGCGTCTGGCAGTGGCAGAGGCGCCACCCCGAGGCTCCGTGGCTCACCCCGGAGGCCATTGACATCCTGGCCGCGAACCTACGACCGTCCGATCGGGGTCTGGAGTGGGGCTCGGGGCGCAGCACGCTGTGGCTGGCGCAGCGCCTGGAGCGCTTGTGCAGCGTGGAACACAACTCCACGTGGTTCGCCAGGGTGAGCCAGCAGCTCAGCGAGAAGGGCGTCGGCAACGTGGACTACGTGTACCGGCCGGTCAGCGATGAGCGCGACGCGGCTCAGTGCGACCCCTACGCGGGTGTGGCGCACGAGTTCGCCGATCAGAGCCTGGATTTCGTGCTCGTAGACGGGGTGTGTCGTAGCGCCTGCATGTTGGCCGTGCTGCCCAAGCTGCGCCCGGGCGGCATGTTGGTGCTGGACAACAGCCAACGGTACCTGCCGAGTGCCTCCCGAGCGCCGGGCGCGCGCTCGCCGAGCGCAGGACCGCAAGATGACGAATGGGGCCGCGTGTCCGAGACGCTCAGCCGCTGGCGCTACGTTTGGACCGACACGGGCCTGGAGAGCACGACCCTCTGGTTTGTGGTGTGA
- a CDS encoding oligosaccharide repeat unit polymerase: protein MLEALIFSTLLYAAVVFATFQRRRVGLANPLLLYLAFHGVGFVLRGWMQYAWRDDYLSRLMGVSLSEDDMAGALYMADAGLLAFWLGYRFLVPHALVARARFRPCKYEPRLVLLVGCFFIALGLVSLRHDPNLNPNAASMVKTVKGTVQAEGSVGYLTQASGGIGGVLALWAAVFGLKPWIMALFVAYLVGRLLRGWGRWAFVVGALSLAFVDMWRRHERWPRRQWLIAGAVIAVLFGVVGVARSVFMDAVVSGGEVNLNQSLAKAPLQVSRDVALLDYVAFLHTIIPDPAGYSYWTQNLRLFTYPIPRAIWPGKPSETNRIDLNQYGNFAWVGGVLSVVGASYMDFGWLGIIIEMALFGAVLATLHQIYLRHRNVTHVAVPYLLALSLLPQFCRDGGINIFVFVYFHVFPSVLALWVGARFRAVPQRLRQMWLSGAQPE, encoded by the coding sequence ATGCTTGAGGCGCTGATCTTCTCCACACTGCTCTATGCGGCGGTCGTCTTCGCGACCTTCCAGCGTCGTCGCGTCGGCCTGGCTAACCCGTTGCTGCTCTATCTGGCCTTCCACGGGGTCGGCTTCGTCCTGCGCGGCTGGATGCAGTATGCCTGGCGCGATGACTACCTCTCTCGCCTGATGGGTGTCTCCCTCTCCGAAGATGACATGGCCGGCGCCCTCTACATGGCTGACGCCGGCCTGCTGGCGTTCTGGCTGGGCTACCGCTTCCTGGTACCGCACGCGCTGGTGGCCAGAGCGCGCTTCAGGCCCTGCAAGTACGAGCCCCGGCTGGTGCTCCTCGTCGGCTGCTTCTTCATCGCGCTGGGTCTGGTATCGCTGCGGCACGACCCCAACCTCAACCCGAACGCCGCGTCCATGGTGAAGACGGTGAAGGGGACGGTCCAGGCGGAAGGGTCCGTGGGCTATCTCACACAGGCGAGCGGGGGCATCGGCGGTGTACTGGCGCTGTGGGCCGCGGTGTTCGGCCTCAAGCCGTGGATCATGGCGCTCTTTGTCGCTTATCTGGTGGGCCGGCTGCTGCGCGGGTGGGGACGGTGGGCCTTCGTGGTGGGGGCGCTGAGTCTCGCATTCGTGGACATGTGGCGGCGGCACGAGCGCTGGCCGCGCCGTCAGTGGCTGATTGCCGGAGCGGTCATTGCCGTCCTGTTCGGCGTGGTGGGGGTCGCCCGGAGCGTCTTCATGGACGCCGTCGTCTCGGGCGGGGAGGTCAACCTCAACCAGAGCCTCGCGAAAGCCCCCCTGCAGGTCTCACGGGACGTTGCCCTGCTGGACTACGTGGCCTTCCTGCACACCATCATCCCCGATCCGGCCGGGTACTCGTACTGGACGCAGAACCTGCGGCTGTTCACCTATCCCATCCCGCGGGCCATCTGGCCGGGCAAGCCCTCGGAGACCAACCGCATTGATCTGAACCAGTACGGGAACTTCGCGTGGGTGGGGGGAGTGCTCTCGGTCGTGGGCGCCAGCTACATGGACTTCGGTTGGCTGGGCATCATCATCGAGATGGCCCTGTTCGGGGCGGTGCTGGCGACGCTGCACCAGATCTACCTGCGCCACCGCAACGTGACGCATGTCGCCGTCCCCTACCTGCTGGCGCTCAGCCTGCTGCCGCAGTTCTGCCGCGACGGGGGCATCAACATCTTCGTCTTCGTGTACTTCCACGTCTTTCCGTCGGTGCTGGCGCTATGGGTCGGCGCGCGCTTCCGTGCCGTGCCCCAGCGCCTGCGCCAGATGTGGCTGTCCGGCGCGCAGCCTGAGTAG
- a CDS encoding acyltransferase family protein, which produces MSALAVVVLHAAGGGLASFGRATPASWWYLNWADSAVRWCVPVFIMLSGALLLGRDPDQPPGDFYRRRFSRIGIPLLFWSAFYPLLLSRFGDPQVTMGRFLVDLAKGEPFSTLHFLYVLAGLYLFTPLLRPFVCRAPGRSVAFFTGLALVLAVGDHCLRGWSPDWTLTPTLFSRFVPYVGYYVAGYALRGVVLKTPAVLLAALALVAAIAATALGTAGLTPWMDPPLSYFWYDYLSPTVVVMSLSVFILLSQPALTPRAGGRVQGAMKALSPLTFGVYLVHPLFISGLGRVGLGWNHPNVWLGTPLTVVVVFLCSLAATYALRQVKLLRLLVG; this is translated from the coding sequence GTGTCCGCCCTGGCAGTGGTCGTGCTGCACGCCGCCGGGGGAGGCCTCGCGAGCTTCGGGCGCGCCACCCCGGCCAGTTGGTGGTATCTGAACTGGGCCGACTCCGCCGTACGCTGGTGCGTGCCGGTCTTCATCATGTTGAGCGGCGCTCTGCTGCTGGGGCGCGATCCCGACCAGCCCCCCGGCGACTTCTACCGGCGGCGCTTCTCGCGGATTGGCATCCCCCTGCTGTTCTGGTCTGCCTTCTACCCGCTGCTGCTGAGCCGCTTCGGCGACCCCCAGGTCACGATGGGGCGGTTCCTCGTAGACCTCGCCAAGGGCGAACCCTTCTCCACGCTGCACTTCCTGTACGTCCTGGCGGGGCTGTACCTGTTCACGCCCCTGCTGCGGCCCTTCGTGTGCCGCGCCCCGGGCCGGTCGGTAGCGTTCTTCACCGGGCTCGCACTGGTGCTGGCCGTGGGCGATCACTGCCTGCGCGGCTGGTCACCGGACTGGACGCTCACCCCGACGCTGTTCTCTCGCTTCGTCCCCTATGTCGGGTACTACGTGGCAGGCTATGCGCTCCGCGGAGTCGTCCTGAAGACCCCGGCGGTGCTCCTGGCCGCGTTGGCCCTGGTTGCGGCCATCGCCGCAACGGCCCTGGGCACAGCCGGCCTCACCCCGTGGATGGACCCACCGCTGTCGTACTTCTGGTATGATTACCTGAGCCCGACGGTGGTCGTCATGTCCCTGAGCGTCTTCATCCTGCTCTCCCAGCCCGCCCTGACCCCGCGAGCGGGGGGGCGTGTCCAGGGTGCCATGAAGGCCCTCTCCCCGCTCACCTTCGGCGTATACCTGGTTCACCCGTTGTTCATCTCGGGGCTGGGGCGTGTGGGGCTGGGCTGGAACCACCCCAATGTCTGGCTCGGGACGCCGCTGACGGTGGTCGTGGTGTTCCTGTGCAGCCTGGCCGCTACATACGCCCTGCGCCAGGTGAAGCTCCTGAGACTGCTGGTGGGGTAG
- a CDS encoding glycosyltransferase family 4 protein has translation MTRIAVLNTDVGPYHLARLGALAQALDEVIAVEVAPKSRVYEFWSGQGEASLPVETLFPDQVYEDIPVTEQTVRVRACLDRLAPDAVAVAGYSEPVMRAAAQWAKSHERPSILLLVTSAADRKRYWLKERIKGRLVRSLFDAIFLGGERHRVYAESLGFPADRIWKMQNVADNEHFATGARAAREQGSALRERLGLPERHFLFVGRIAPEKNLRTLLEAYRRYRVQGGIWGLVLVGGGSEESELREWVATNGVPEVHWAGVQSYDNLPTYYGLASALVLPSLSEPWGLVANEAAACGLPLLVSDRCGCVTELVQRGVSGFVFDPLAPEELARKMLALSRDPERARQMGEQSRRLVSAYTPEAWAAALSDCLATLLAAKR, from the coding sequence ATGACCCGCATCGCCGTTCTCAACACGGACGTAGGGCCCTACCACCTCGCGCGGCTGGGCGCTCTGGCGCAGGCCCTCGACGAGGTCATCGCCGTCGAGGTGGCGCCCAAGTCGCGTGTCTACGAGTTCTGGTCCGGCCAGGGCGAGGCGTCGCTCCCGGTGGAGACCCTCTTCCCCGATCAGGTCTACGAGGACATCCCCGTGACGGAACAGACGGTCCGCGTGCGCGCCTGCCTGGACCGCCTGGCGCCTGACGCTGTGGCGGTGGCCGGTTACAGCGAGCCGGTGATGCGGGCCGCCGCGCAGTGGGCCAAGTCGCACGAGCGCCCCTCCATCCTCCTCCTGGTGACTTCCGCCGCCGACCGCAAGCGCTACTGGCTCAAGGAGCGGATCAAGGGCCGCCTCGTGCGCAGCCTCTTCGATGCCATCTTCCTGGGCGGCGAGCGCCACCGCGTCTACGCCGAAAGCCTGGGCTTTCCGGCCGACCGCATCTGGAAGATGCAGAACGTGGCCGACAATGAACACTTCGCCACCGGGGCGCGGGCAGCGCGCGAGCAGGGGAGCGCCCTCCGGGAGCGTCTGGGGCTGCCCGAGCGTCACTTCCTCTTCGTGGGCCGCATCGCGCCGGAAAAGAACCTCCGTACGCTGCTGGAGGCGTATCGGCGCTACCGGGTGCAGGGCGGGATCTGGGGGCTGGTGCTGGTCGGCGGGGGTTCCGAGGAGAGCGAACTGCGCGAGTGGGTCGCCACCAACGGGGTGCCCGAGGTGCACTGGGCCGGCGTACAGTCCTATGACAACCTGCCCACTTACTACGGCCTGGCCTCCGCCCTCGTGCTGCCGAGCCTGAGCGAGCCGTGGGGCCTGGTCGCCAACGAGGCCGCCGCCTGCGGCCTGCCGCTGCTCGTGAGCGACCGCTGCGGCTGCGTCACCGAGCTGGTGCAGCGCGGCGTCAGTGGCTTCGTCTTCGATCCCCTGGCTCCCGAGGAGCTGGCCAGGAAGATGCTCGCCCTATCGCGCGACCCGGAGCGGGCGCGGCAGATGGGCGAGCAGTCTCGCCGCCTGGTCAGCGCCTACACGCCCGAGGCGTGGGCCGCGGCACTCAGCGACTGTCTCGCCACGCTGCTGGCCGCCAAGCGCTGA